Proteins encoded in a region of the Caldisericum sp. genome:
- a CDS encoding metallophosphoesterase, translating to MLKIFFTTDIHGSERCFKKFVNAGKFYNAQVLILGGDITGKGLVPIVKLTNDNYRANYQGRDEVVSKSELPKLEEEIRFNGFYPYVTTEEELEVLENNPERRKEVFRSVIKHTLEDWVLLATERLKPLGIKIYISPGNDDDPVVDEALMVSSYVVNPDMKVVDIVDGVEMLSYGYSNPTPWNSPREKSEEEIYAELKELASKMDYNKFTIFNIHVPPHNTPLDIAPKLDSTLKPVVEGGSVATENVGSKSVRKIIEEFQPDLGLHGHVHESAGSTKIGKTVSLNPGSEYSDGILRGVLINLDEKRKRFNFQFTMG from the coding sequence GTGCTTAAGATATTTTTCACAACAGATATACATGGTTCTGAAAGGTGTTTTAAGAAATTTGTAAATGCAGGCAAATTCTATAACGCACAGGTGCTTATACTTGGCGGAGATATCACAGGTAAGGGGCTTGTGCCAATTGTAAAATTGACTAATGATAATTACAGGGCAAATTATCAAGGAAGGGATGAGGTAGTTTCAAAAAGTGAACTTCCAAAACTTGAAGAGGAAATAAGATTCAATGGTTTTTATCCATATGTAACAACGGAAGAAGAATTGGAAGTTTTGGAGAATAATCCCGAAAGAAGAAAGGAAGTTTTTAGGTCTGTTATAAAGCATACGCTTGAGGATTGGGTGCTTTTAGCAACAGAACGACTGAAACCACTTGGAATAAAGATCTACATATCGCCCGGTAACGACGATGATCCTGTTGTTGATGAAGCGCTTATGGTCTCAAGTTATGTTGTTAATCCCGATATGAAAGTTGTGGATATTGTTGATGGAGTAGAAATGCTTTCTTACGGGTATTCAAACCCGACTCCATGGAACTCGCCAAGAGAAAAAAGTGAAGAAGAAATCTATGCCGAATTAAAAGAACTTGCAAGTAAGATGGATTATAATAAATTCACAATTTTTAATATACATGTCCCACCTCATAACACTCCTCTTGACATTGCACCAAAACTTGATAGCACGCTAAAACCTGTTGTTGAAGGTGGCTCTGTTGCAACCGAAAATGTCGGAAGTAAAAGCGTAAGAAAGATAATTGAGGAATTTCAACCAGATCTTGGATTGCACGGTCATGTGCATGAATCTGCAGGGAGCACAAAAATAGGAAAAACTGTCTCCCTTAATCCTGGCTCTGAGTATTCTGATGGGATTTTAAGGGGTGTTCTTATTAATCTTGATGAAAAGAGAAAAAGATTTAATTTCCAATTTACGATGGGGTAG